AcatcttatttttatttcagtggttctgtattttatttaggccagagaatatttttattttcatgcctacaccacccctccctcagtccaactccacctcacacctctcgcagccatcacctcttactggcagatgttgtgcaagatacaccgacacTAAAAAGAGTAAGCGATTTAGAGATGCGgcaaggtaggtaaaggtagtcccctgtgcaagcaccaagtcattactgaccatggGGGCacattgcatcacaatgttttcttggcagactttttattgggtggtttgccattgccttccccagtcatctacactttacccccaggaaaccgggtactcatttttaAAGGTAGGAAGTGGCTTATTTGgggattttattgtgatttttatgTTCAAATCTGGATTTGTAAGCTTCTTTGAACCATTGGGAAAGGCAGGgcatctatctgtctgtctgtctgtctgtctgtctgtctgtctgtataaagacaagtgtcctgactgactcatcaacacccagcccaaacccctggacctagaaatgtgaaatttggggagaacattccttttgtgatgtagaggcttcCCTGAGTGGCTGGGAAgctgctcatcccccccccaccaactgacaactcagccactctgccatgaggtcatttgcatatgcagcctgattggtggaactctgtgttctgaggtaaaaatcagttaaaggaaactgcagatggttgaagaaagacagtacaagattcctgaatagggattttatataaaagtcagtatggcagctgagtttttaaatattcatggggagatggtacacaagctttttagggggcatttcaatgtgaacctttcacatgaacctgccaaagtgctcaccacaccacccctccctcagtccaactccacctcacacctctcgcagccatcacctcttactggcagatgttgtgcaagatacactgacactAAAAAGAGTAAGcgacttagagatgcggcaaggaaatatgcacgacctgctcctgcggtgcaccaagcagcagtggccaagtaccagcaagatcaccccaaggtgcacagagcagcagagtctctctatgagcaaagcaatcctggaaaacaagtagagaggtgctcacttccatggaaggtcaaggctcactcaggcatggcctatgatccttcactaccgtcaagctgcctcttaacctcatccatgcagaaacacccctgttcagcatctcaaaacaaagcaacatggcccacgTGCTATGGAACCATAAggtcattgtttgggatgagagcaccatggtgcttaaggggtgttttgaggcactgtgcaTAACACTCAAAAATGTCAAGGGCAATGacagagtgatggggggagtcacagtgctgctggttggagacttctggcagacactgccagtagtcccaaggggaactcgagctgacgaggttaccatgTGTATCAAGgtgtcatatctgtggcccctcatcaggaaactctcactaagaaagaacatgagggtccacttgagaggcgaggtgtccaaTGGGGAATTCTCTGGACtcttactaaaaataggggacggagCGTACccaagtccaaaggaaaggtgaccatccctgcaggcctgggcccAGTAGTGATGAccttagcagacctaacagccacgatataccctgatattgtcactatcacggagaagtccatgtactggctgtgcaagcatgtcaTTCTGAATTCCCAAGATCGACGAGGCTGcaatcattaatgaaacacaacttaactcactcaaaataGAGTACAGATtggtggactcagtggtgcaaatggatgatgtggtccactatcctgtggagttcctcaatatgctcaaccctcctggctttccaatccacaagcttctcctcaaagtaggagctccagtgatgctgctgcagaactctgcaatggcaccagactacaagtgaaagtctccacaggaacatcatcgagcccacattgttcactggcagtgctcgggcggggggtggggaagagttggtgttcataccatgtataccactcataccatcagagaaccccttagaattcaagagactgcagttcctcctcaaggcctgctttgctatgatgaccaacaagtcccaggggcagacactgaaggtggcaagaactgacttgagggaggactgcttctcacatgggcagttctacatggcctgctccaaagtgagctcacccagcagcctggtgatcctagcacctgaagggaaaaccaccaatgaggtctacaaagaggtccttcagtaggaaaaaaaacctggttgtacgtattttttactttatttattgcacgataatcttttccttttaaaatctcttcaataaatgttacatttcgaaattcacttcatcagttttcggcatcaacatgcttcactttattcaaaaacCTTTGTGAaccttgggtactatgctattatactacaaaactaacTCAAAAAAAcctccacaaaccaaaaaatgttacatacccataggtattataactggatttaaagtagttaaatatggTTGCAAAgcacgagtatcaagctagtattttaataaatatacagCAAGCAATTATAAATGCTGTATAAGCAGAATGTTAATTTACAAtcaggtcaaatccacattcacccattacccgcatgtttatcggatatcttccgtttgcctccaatccgcgattttttcctcttcgttcacattccttcttccaatccgtctttctcgcgcatccctccggtcacacggccactcgaaaaccgctttttggggcgggaccttttttcccacccatttttttaaaaatttttttgagtgcacttttctgttatttcgatcttgccttataaagaaacatcactgaagataatgatgcctctctttcccccactgacagcactaatggctctctcccgtttcttttttggaaatttggaagcatgtgggaagctttcgtgggcatttcctatgcaggacagttcagtgcctgaattttactgaagtttcacttccttggagtgtcattatttcgatatttcataatttcgatattacagtaatataaaataaaaaaaataaaaaacagttaaaaaggaagttttgcgagtccgttctgaggatggattcaccccaaaatgatttttcaaactaccagatttgattcagaaacagcataatcaataaatccaatgctatgaagtcaaaaacagtcttttgcagactacggagcacttgcaagttgaatcagccaataggaactctcggaacggccggagagacaggaaggggggtggttttttaaaaaacagcgtaaattgcgcattggcccattcacggccactgtgaaactcccgttgaaaacctgtgaccacatattcgggagaaatgtgaatgaaatgtgtctgtttaatgaggtaatgtgactggcactcgggattgcatggggaatgcggggaacatgcgacttagaatgagtaatgtggatttgccctcaGTCCAACACATTTTCTTTTGGAAAGGTTTTGTGAGAGAATGATGCTCATACCTATATATTGTAGTTCAATGAATAAGAGTGTACTTGACTGACTAGAAACACAGTCCAATATTGAGACTGATAAACAGTTCCATTCACTGCCCTTCTGTACTGAGATGACAGAGCCAAATATGATAGCATAGTTTTTAACTATGGGcctgcttgtgtggggagggtggaataaaaattgaaaataaataaataaataaataaataaataaataaataaataaataaataaataaataaataaataaataaataaataaataaataaataaataaataaataaataaataaataaataaatagtgttttGCCGGGGCCCAGTTCCTCATCAAGATATTTCCACTTGTTCCAGCCTCACCAGTGACAGGATAGCTTTGGTTCTAAAGGATAGCTTTGGTTCTAAAGGATAGCTTTGGTTCTCATTTACTTACATAAATCAGTTTCAACAAAAAATCTCCAGGTTTAACCAGCCACTTTGAGTCCAGAGGACCCACATGCCAATTACCTCCTACCATTGCTTCAGCAGTAGCTCCTGTCTTGTTCCTATTCATAGGTCTCTCGCCAAAATCCTCTACCTGCTGCCACCCATCACTGTGCCTCCAATATAACTGATCATTCTTACAGCAAGGGATGCTTTCTCCCCTGCCCTAGGTGGAACCTGGTCATCTCAGACTATGGAACTCCCATGCCCTGTCAGCTACCCTACTCCTAAAGTTCATGTCAACATCAGCAGACATCCTTTCTTCCCTACTTCCCTTTGCTTTGGCCTTTTCCTCCCAGCAACTCCTACTTCCAGGCTCTCTCAGCTTACTCCtgagcaggcatttcctcctgagAAGGCCCATGCTGGTGATCATTCTTCCTTACCCTCTTACCCTGAGACGCCTGCTTTGTCCTTCCCTCACTTCCATAGCTCTGTTGCTGCCCCTCTTACGGTTGCACTTTTTGCTCCTCTCTTTTCATCCCCAGTCTTAGGGTGCCACGGGCTATCACCAATTGAGAGAAAAATCTAAATCCTGTTCCTGGTAGATGACAGCAGTACTTTTGCCAGCATCTGCACCTATGTTTGTATAACGGCCAAGATCACCTGCACAAGCCACTGACCTGGTTTCACATGCTGATGACTATGGGATTGGGAAAAGGACTCTTGGGCTGGAGAATGGGCAAAATACCTACTCACCTGGTGGTTGTGTATGaggttgtctgtctgtctgtctgtctgtctgtctgtctgtctgtctgtctgtctgtctgtctgtctgtctgtctgtctcactgAGACCCAGTATGGATTTCACAATGtaaattaaatcaaaaagagtccagtagcacctttaagactaaccaactttattgtagcataagctttcaagaatcacagttctcttcatcagatgcatctgcatcttgcatctgatgaagagaactgtgattctcgaaagcttatgctataataaagttggttagtcttaaaggtgctactggactctttttgattttgctactacagactaacacagctaactcctctgcaacaaTGTAAATTGATACTATCAGTAGGATGAGGCAACTGTAAGCAATTTAAGAGGACAAAGTTTACAGAAATTAGAAACAAAGGTTAAAGAATTAAATAGGATATGAGAAACAATGCAGGAAATAGCATTATATGAATAGTAGACCAGGTTAATATATACAGCAAAaatataatgtaatgtaatgtaatatacACAGTGGTATAATCCATAGTCTTCCTTTCCTTTAGAAAACCATCTTATAACATAGCCTCTATTACCTTTATAAGCATGTCTTCCTATTTTACATAGAGGCACAGAAgccttcctggcctcttcaggcaggtcattatACAAGGCAAGGGCTACAACAAAGAATGCACAGGTACAGGACATTGCTGACaggccatttgcagggtggcagccTAAGAAGACCCTGCTCAAATGAGCAGAACTGTGATGGCAGAGCATAAGAGGAGAGGCTGTCCTGTAGCTATGAGGGTCTGAGGCCATGAAGTGCTTGGTGTGTGACAGCCAGttccttgaactgaacccagtaactgaagAAGTCACTCCAGAATGGGTGTCATATGtacgctctgcctagctcctaatAGTGAGCTGTGGTGTTCTTACCAAACAGAGTGACTGAAATGACTTCAATGATATGCCCTTGCAGAGTGTGTTACAATATTCTatatgttaccatggcatggatctaggtggtcagatcagctgagtcaaggtggggagccatcttccaggctgaaTGAAGTCAGAAAAAAGTGGGGGTTTGCGACTGTGTTCACTTGTTTCTCCAGAAATAAAGCTGGCTCCCAtttaatccctaggctcttaatgaAGTTGGCTCTGGCAGAAAGCTTAACCCCATCAGAAGTGAGAAGCACAATGCCCTCCAAGATCTCAGCCTTCCTGGAATTGTACAAATGTGAATTCTTAATAAACCATTATACCACATCCTTCTTTTTTGTCTGTGAGACTCTGTCTTGGTGTGGTGATTGCAATTATGTTGCTTCAGGACAAGAACTTGATGCTTTGTCTCATTCACCACGGTTGTCCCTAATGCCATGTGTGATATTGTATGAACTGTGCTTCTCTACTCAACTAGGTGTTCTCATCGGAAATTACCATTCCTCTATTCCTTTTCAGTCCACATTGAGCTCCATACCACAGATGTATACTACCGTAATTGTACATCTTATGGCTATCTAGTATTAGTGTAACAGAGACACTTGTAGCATTGTGCTAACGCTTATGTTGATCATATCTACAGGGCATTAAATGGAGGATATAATCAAGCTGTTGTTGGATGCCTTAATTCTAGTAAAAtgtatgggttggatcctgttaATCTGTTATGTTAAGTGAGGAGCTGCACTCTGGCAAAAAGGCGTCTTGctctggcagaaggcttcctccatTGGTGGAAGGGGACTTTTGGGTCCAACTTTATGAAAGAAGCATGGAAATACTCTTCCATACGTAGAAATGAAAAGAGATAATTATCTATGCaatcatactgcaattatttgcTACAGTTATTGTAAAGTTTAACAGCACCTGTAATCCACACTGAATAAGCATTATAAGTGACACATCTGTCAAAGTGTCCCATTAACCACatactatttttctttctttctgatggTTTGCAAGACTCCTGCATGACATAAACCACATGCTatgggtttttctttctttctgatggttttctttctgatattttatgtccTGAACATGTTTCCTGTCTTTCTTGTTCCCCCACCACAAAACAGTTTCAGGGTACTGTGAAGGGGTTTCCTTTAAACAAGGAGGGGGAAATAATATGGAAACTTTCCCGTGTTTTCTTGCTTTCACATGATACTTTCGAGGGATCCCTAAAGAGCGACAAACTGGACATGGAGATGAGCATTCATCACTCTGTGGGACCTAGTCATTTAAAGGAAACTTTACATGTAGAAATCCCACAAAAACCTATTAATAAAACCAGACACACCTCCTATCTAACACCATCTTCTGAAATGTGTGAAAAATGCGTAATTCTGATTAGTTAAGATGTTCAACGGCTAAGTATAAATACCACCACCCAAAGAGTGGAAGATCAAACCTGCAAGAGCAATAGACAGCCAAGTTAGATCATTGCTGAGTCCAACATCTATCTCTGTAGTGAAGCCAACTACCTGACACAGGAACAATGACTTGGCAGATACTGTTGCTCGTCTCTTTGGCTATTAGTTGTTCTGATGGACATATCCTCGTGGATTCAGTTTTTGATCAGATAAAAGAAGATATTATTAGGCTACAGCAAGACTATGTAAGTACACTTTCAGAAATATTTCTTGTtctctttcttttccattttcttgTACCTTAGGACATTGACATTCTTGGGCAACTACTCTTGTTTTTGTGATGTGCCATGAGCATACgttattaattatttttttaattcttgCCTTTCGTACAGTTTGATGATATGGGGATGGATTATTCAGAAACTGCTCTCATTAACCATTCCTCCCATGAGTTTTGAAAGACCTTAGCTCTTTCAGATTTCAAAACTATGTCAAATGTATGTCAAATTTCAAAACTAAATACAATCTGTAACATTTTCATACTTCTGAAAAGACTGAATGAAAACTGGTCCAAATGTCTGGATGGCTTCCCATACAATAAGTGATGAGGAAAAGGGTTTACTATCCAGAAAGCTAGGGGAAGAGGAATCAACAGAATCGATCACTTCTGTCTTATACGTGCAAACATATTATTTGTTGTGATTGCAATAGTCCTCACAGGATTGACAGTTTCTCCTTCTCCAGTTTACGACTAGCCCAAGATCCCCACCTTTGCTAAGTTCTTTATAACCCTGTTCTCCTTGAATGTGTATGGTACAGCACAATAAATTATTATAATCAATGACTTCATTTGGTGAATAATAACTACAAAGGTGTCTCTAACATAAACATTTTTCATAATGTGGTTTTAATAATGGGATAATGTGACTTGCCACAGATTTCCATCTATGACAAATCAACCTTGGAGTCTTGGCCCATACTGAGAGAGGGAGCTTTTGAAATTTTGTTTGTTATTAAGGGGCTTATATCGCGCTTTTTCGGCGCTCCTGCCAGCTGCTCCTGATGTTAGCAAAGCCAGTCATCTCTGCATTCAGCTGGCTGCAAGTCTTGTAACATTTGAAGTGTAACCTACACATGGAAACTTGTGGAGGTTGTATAAGGAGACACAACCAAAACAAGCTGACTTCTAACTGTTAAAAGAAGTGTGAACACTTCAATGCTGACATGACTGCATACCCAGTTGATGGCAACATTTTTCCAAAAAGAAGTATGGCTAGCCAAATGGGTAGTTATGTGGTGTTGATGATGATATCCTATTTTACTTTCCAGACAAGCTCCCATTTGGGTACTGACCACACCCAAACCATCTTAGCTTTAGCAAGACATTTGCATTACGGTCCCATTAACCATATCCTGACAGTGCTATTAATAGCACTTTAAGGGAAACTTGTGTGGGCAGCTTTCACATGCAGGCTATAGATTAATTTGGCGAAGGTCATTGATTAAGACTGTAAGATGCAGCCAGTTTCTTAAGAGATTtacagggaaatcctaagcagagttactctgaaTAACTCTgcaagagtaactctgcttagaatttcactgtaaggtTACCTGAGAATGTAGAATCAATACAATCCCGTTTTTGGTATAATACTGATTTTAACATGTTTGTCATAATTATTACTTAATTAGTGGTGTGCTATTATACAGTACATACTGGCTATTATACGTAATGGCTAGAAACTTTACAAAATGTCAGATTATGTATGTCCATTGAGATAATTGAGTCTACCATTGAGTCTACCATATGAGAAACCACAAGCAGAACTAGATAAATTAATCCTGAGCTTCTATGGTCATGGAAATGGCATCAcatcgcagctgacttatggtgacccacaGAGACTTCAAAGGCAAGAGCTACTCAGAGATGaatttgcccttgcctgcctctatgTACCGACCCTggccttccctggtggtctcccattcaagtactaacgagggccaaccctgcttggcttctgagatctgataagatcaggctgaACTGTACTATATCTTCAAAAAATCATGCAGTCTGGATTCTAGTAGAGTTTAATGGGTTTTCTTCCATGATTTACTTAGGGCATTTTCAGAGGTAactaaaaatgttattttaattttccACATGGATGCAATGAATGACAGAGCCATACTGACCAGAAGGTACATTTAAATTGTGTCTCTTTCACTTTTTAATTTGCATTAAGCACATTTTGAATAAAAGATTAAACACCATTGTTAATGTTGCTTCTGAAAATGTTCTATAATGGAATAAGATGGCACTGTGAGTCTATTTGCAGAAAATAGATACTGGGTCTTGGAAGCTGAAATGACAGAAGTATTAGGAATTTAAAATAAAGTTATTGATACATGTTTGATTTCCCAATATTTAATGTACTGTTCGTTCCATCAGAGTTAAGGTTAATAGTGCAAGcctgagaagagttactccagtctaattgatttcagtgggctttgactggagtaactctgcttaggatttcattgcaaGAGGGTAAATGAAAGAAAGAGTGTATGTATATACATCCTTTCCTATAGTGTAGCCTCCTCTTAAATAACACTGGTATGAGGCCATCTCTGTTGAGTAGTGGTGCAGCGTGAAAGAAGAGGAAAGTTTATCTTATCTTAAAGCTGGATTTGAAGTCAGCTTACATGGCTTAAACATAAAAGGTGTGTGCAAATCAGATCTGACTGCACATAATATGCTTCCTCAGgactaaaaataaaaaatcttaattaaaaatgGAATTGAGCCAGAGCAGTCATTGCTGTGATTGAGGATTGTGTAATATATTTGATTGAGACAATATTTTGTGTTACAGAATGCAAGTCAATCTGATGTCGCTGAGGGTAAACCTATTTTCATAAACAAACTGTATGATAACCTGTGGTCAGAGGTAAGTTTATGAATACCTTgagtgggttttttgttgttgttgttgttcaaccaaactcTTCTGAGATATAATGGCAATTGCTGCGTAGCATTTAAACATAGAAGCTTAATTTTTACTCACCACTTATGGACTTTGAACTTAGAAAGTATCACTTACTTTTATGCACTTTCACTGACATGATTTTGGCAAAATCATATCAAAAGAAacataacaaagaagaaaaaaaatcccacttaAATCTTCCTCTGATTCAGCCAATCAAAACACaacattttcttttaaactttggaGGTCAAACAGGTTGAGGTAGAGGTTAACCACAACCCCCTCTAATGTCCAGATGGTGCAACACTGCAACACAtgtggaacaaaacaaaacaaaaaggcataCTGATGAAACCACTGATGTTCTGTCttccccagaaagcccacaacagaaacagggcattttttaaagtgcagaaatCTAAACCAGGCACCACTTCAGTTTgactccctcaagtgcagaattctAGAATCTGAAAGCAGATCTGATCCTTGTGGGCAGAATACCTGGAAAACCTGCTGTATGTGTGCCGTGCAGAAGAGGCCAGAGTGAAGGGATCTATGAGCCTGCAAACTGAATAATCTATGTTTCGAGTGAAAGGTCACTAATTTGTTCTTCTTTGCTGGTTTTCTCACAGGGCAAAGAAAAAAAGATCTTACTTGCACAGATAATTTCCATATATGGGAAGATGTTGAAAAATTCAACCAATATTGGAACTGCTAAACACATCTGGAACGTACTAGAAGCCCTGGAAATCTATAAAACAAAATACAACGAGAGCTTAAAGAAAGCAACAGATATAATTGAATTGGCAAAGCTTCCGGTAATGTTGTTGTTTTGATTGAAACTATTCCTGTGGAGGGACTTTACAATGGTTGCAGAATGAAAAGGAATGCATTCAAAATTAAGCACATTTAAATTCCATTATATAGTTGAAATGAATAGAATACAGAAGTACTTAATTATTAATGGACAAATTCAGGTCTGAAGATACTAAATATGGTACCTTGATTCTATGTGCATGTATTTTGACACCATCCAATAGATTCAATGGCATTTTCTTTTACGTAAGCCTATTTAGGATTGTATGCTAAATGCTTAGTGAAGGCAACTACCACAAAATCTTTGCCCTGGAATATTTCCATtagaaccagagagagagagagagagagagagagagaacttcttTGAGCAGTAAACCAATTTATGAACAAGATTGAATAGAAATACTTGGATTTGTGGACATCAAGAATTCTTTGAACTAGGAAGAAGTTTAAATGTCTTTTCACTATTGGTCCTTTTTGCTTGCAAGTTGTATTCTGTAAATATTTGTCACCAAAAATCCATGCCTAAACTCACAGGCGTTTCTTACCTTATATAAGAAGTTTGCAGTGCAGCTCTTTGTACAACCCACTTTTACCAGATACTTGTAAAAAGCAGCTTTGAGGTATAGGAAAATATAATGATATTTAATATAAGTACCAGGCCAATCAGGTTGCATTCCTAACAGTGCATTTctaagaagagtccagtagcacctttaagactaaccaactttattgtagcataaggtttcaggaaccacaactctctttgtcagatgcacagagctgtggttctcaaaagcttatgctacaataaagttggttagtcttaaaggtgctactggactctttagtattttgcaactacagactaacatggctaactgctctggacCTCTGTTCCtaagaacagttactccagtctaagcccattgaaatcattgaaataaatgggcttagactggaataactctgtttaggattgcactgtgtgggCTTATAGCCCAGAGATGAAATCTGGATAATTGTACAGCATCAGTTCTGcattttatgtatatttttttacaatgatttaaaTCCAAGAAATCTTTTCTGTTAAGTCAGGTGCTGTGCTCCACCAGAGAAATTTAAATTAAGCTGCTGAAAgaaagagatttttcttctttttataagaTTTGTTGGAttcttttactatttttaaatgttctttaaattttttttttaaatcatagcCAATTTGATAGCTTACCTTCGCAATTAAATTTTATATTGAATCAGTCTTTGTCATGTTGTCATTCGAAACAGATCAGTGATTTCAAACTCCAGCGGAAGGCAGTAGTTGAACTGTACCGAGTTTTACAGGAAGTGAACAAAGAAGAGAaccagaggaaaaggagaagcaAGAAACCCAGTCCCCAACTCCTGCAGCGACTCCGGCAAAATTATAGAGGCTAGCCATTTTTTCTACTGATAGCTCCTTTTAATATATAATcctatttattgatatttatcaATTGATTTTAAATAACTATTTATAAGAGTCAATCTGGTAGAACCACcaactgattttaaatatttatcaTTCGTAATGTTATCTAaacaaataatattattttcctttttaatttcttgTGTTTGTCAGCTGGATTGTCTGGGACTTGTTCAGACTGTACTTGATATTTTTTATGGATTGCATATGAAGTGTTTAATTAAACAAATTGCTCTAATATTTCTGACGTTCTAGTGCTTTTGGGGTGTTGGTGCTCAGAGGATCCCAAAAATCATAAGCCTATTGAAAAACACTTGTTTTTTTCTGGATTTAGGAATGCAGATGTTTAAAAATTGTGCTAGAATAATATACATTTATGTAAGATTTGTCCCAGTTAAGGTGCTTATCTCTGTCCAGAGTGCCAC
The Eublepharis macularius isolate TG4126 chromosome 9, MPM_Emac_v1.0, whole genome shotgun sequence genome window above contains:
- the LOC129335334 gene encoding interferon gamma-like; translated protein: MTWQILLLVSLAISCSDGHILVDSVFDQIKEDIIRLQQDYNASQSDVAEGKPIFINKLYDNLWSEGKEKKILLAQIISIYGKMLKNSTNIGTAKHIWNVLEALEIYKTKYNESLKKATDIIELAKLPISDFKLQRKAVVELYRVLQEVNKEENQRKRRSKKPSPQLLQRLRQNYRG